A part of Lacibacter sp. H407 genomic DNA contains:
- the bcp gene encoding thioredoxin-dependent thiol peroxidase — MATKKKAVVKKPAVKKTASKPSAAKAIKKEPFKNYVTKLKVGDKAPAFKGVDQDGKKISSADYKGKKIILYFYPQDLTASCTVQACNLRDNFSELKKLGYEIIGVSEDGVEKHKRFEAKNNLPFRLIADEDHAVINAYDVWGKKQFMGKIYDGLVRTTFVMNEKGIIDAVITRVLTKIHTQQILDALQAAEK, encoded by the coding sequence ATGGCAACAAAAAAGAAAGCAGTAGTAAAGAAACCGGCGGTAAAAAAAACTGCTTCAAAACCTTCGGCAGCTAAGGCAATCAAAAAAGAACCGTTTAAGAATTATGTGACCAAATTAAAAGTGGGCGATAAAGCACCTGCTTTTAAAGGTGTTGACCAAGACGGAAAGAAGATATCTTCAGCTGATTACAAAGGCAAGAAAATAATTCTCTATTTCTATCCGCAAGATCTTACTGCAAGCTGCACGGTACAGGCCTGCAATCTGCGTGATAATTTTTCAGAACTGAAAAAACTCGGGTACGAAATCATTGGTGTTAGTGAAGATGGAGTGGAGAAACATAAGCGGTTTGAAGCAAAAAACAATCTTCCTTTTCGTTTAATTGCGGATGAGGATCATGCAGTGATCAATGCATATGATGTGTGGGGTAAGAAACAATTCATGGGTAAGATCTATGATGGATTGGTTCGTACAACATTTGTCATGAACGAAAAAGGGATCATTGATGCAGTCATAACAAGAGTGCTCACGAAGATTCATACGCAACAAATACTTGATGCATTACAAGCAGCAGAGAAATAA
- a CDS encoding M23 family metallopeptidase: MLKQFSLLYFSLFIFFTATAQLFPEQNYPTNYFRYPLDIPLKLNANFGEMRPNHFHMGLDLFTLRRENLPVYAPADGWISKVKVDPNGFGNAIYVSHPNGYTTLYCHMNTFPVKVLKAMKEGQYAKQSWKGDVEFAKGEFPVKKNELLAYSGNTGASAGPHVHYEIRRTDDDACLNALLFHRVHDVTPPDITKLAVYDRTKSTYEQTPRTMMLTRVAGGYSVAGGTITVSSEAVSFAIVATDRVTGIPNANGIFEAVVYVDEEPVSGFQIDGIDYLQTRYLNAHIDYRIKTNGGSYYQHLSPLPGDRLPIYFKQDDGLIHLNDTTTHQVMIVVKDANNNASTLRFKLKRTPTVLPPANVQKDSRYMLPNQINIFEQGDVQMVSSEKSFYDAFRFVYNYKTSATAYSNIHVMHTPLIPAHDSMMFRIKPTKEIPTSASNRVIMIHNSRGKTVVERAALVKGWYEAKSRDFGEFWLEVDLVPPTLAVAGVVDGGTVGNGSTITCTVADNKKAIYSFRAELDGEWLMFSGLGPVYRYKVDEHCPPGEHELKIMVEDEAGNTTERIIRFTRK, from the coding sequence ATGTTGAAACAGTTTTCCCTTCTCTATTTTTCGTTGTTTATTTTCTTTACTGCAACTGCTCAACTTTTTCCAGAGCAAAACTATCCCACCAATTATTTCCGGTATCCGTTAGATATTCCGTTAAAGCTGAATGCAAATTTCGGAGAGATGCGCCCCAACCATTTTCATATGGGGCTTGATCTGTTTACACTTCGCCGTGAAAATTTACCGGTATATGCACCTGCTGATGGATGGATATCAAAAGTAAAAGTAGATCCCAATGGTTTTGGGAATGCGATTTATGTTAGTCATCCGAATGGTTATACAACGTTGTACTGTCACATGAATACGTTTCCTGTAAAAGTGTTGAAAGCAATGAAAGAAGGACAGTATGCAAAGCAAAGCTGGAAAGGAGATGTGGAATTTGCGAAAGGTGAATTTCCAGTAAAGAAAAATGAACTGTTGGCATACAGCGGAAATACCGGCGCATCTGCAGGTCCACATGTGCATTATGAGATACGCAGAACAGATGATGATGCATGTTTGAATGCATTACTCTTTCATCGTGTACATGATGTTACGCCACCCGATATAACAAAACTTGCGGTGTACGACCGCACAAAAAGTACATACGAGCAAACACCCCGTACAATGATGTTAACCCGGGTAGCCGGTGGGTATAGTGTGGCAGGCGGTACAATTACCGTAAGCAGCGAAGCTGTTTCATTTGCGATTGTTGCAACCGATCGTGTTACAGGAATACCAAATGCAAATGGAATTTTTGAAGCAGTGGTTTATGTTGATGAAGAACCCGTTAGTGGATTTCAGATCGATGGTATTGATTATTTGCAAACACGTTACCTAAATGCGCATATAGATTATCGTATAAAAACAAATGGTGGTTCTTACTATCAACACTTGTCTCCTTTACCAGGCGATCGCTTACCGATCTATTTCAAACAAGATGATGGATTGATCCATTTGAATGATACAACAACCCATCAAGTCATGATTGTTGTAAAAGATGCAAATAACAATGCATCCACACTTCGGTTTAAATTAAAACGCACACCAACAGTATTGCCTCCCGCCAACGTACAGAAAGACAGCAGGTATATGCTACCCAACCAGATCAATATTTTTGAACAGGGCGATGTGCAAATGGTGAGCAGCGAAAAAAGTTTTTATGATGCTTTCCGTTTTGTGTACAACTATAAAACAAGTGCAACTGCTTATTCCAATATTCATGTAATGCACACGCCGTTGATACCTGCGCATGATTCGATGATGTTTCGCATAAAACCAACTAAAGAAATTCCTACAAGTGCAAGCAATCGTGTGATCATGATCCACAACAGCAGAGGAAAAACGGTAGTGGAACGTGCAGCATTGGTAAAAGGTTGGTACGAAGCAAAGTCACGTGACTTTGGTGAGTTTTGGCTGGAAGTGGATCTAGTGCCGCCTACACTTGCAGTTGCAGGTGTGGTTGATGGTGGAACAGTTGGGAATGGATCAACAATTACATGTACTGTTGCAGATAATAAAAAAGCGATCTACAGTTTTCGTGCAGAACTGGATGGTGAATGGCTGATGTTTAGCGGACTTGGCCCGGTATACCGATACAAGGTAGATGAACATTGTCCGCCGGGCGAACATGAATTAAAGATCATGGTAGAAGACGAGGCTGGCAATACAACCGAACGGATCATTCGCTTTACAAGAAAATAG
- the carB gene encoding carbamoyl-phosphate synthase large subunit — translation MPKDKSITSVLIVGSGPIVIGQACEFDYSGSQAARSLREEGIEVILINSNPATIMTDPMMADRVYLLPLTIESIEQILEENPQIDAVLPTMGGQTALNLCKEADELGIWEKFSVAMIGVDVKAIDTAEDREKFRQLMIDIGIGVAPSRVANSLLEGKEFAQEIGIPLVIRPSFTLGGSGGSIVFHKDELDGALERGLTASPMHEVLVEKALLGWKEFELELLRDKNDNVVIICTVENFDPMGVHTGDSITVAPAMTLSDTAFQNMRNMAIKMMRSLGNFAGGCNVQFAMNPENEEIISVEINPRVSRSSALASKATGYPIAKIAAKLAIGYTLDELKNQITQTTSAYFEPALDYVIVKMPRWNFDKFKGADDRLGLQMKSVGEVMAIGRSFTEAVQKACQSLENNAVGLGYYGQSLKHAEELIEYIKVPKWDRIFRIKDALMAGVSVKTIVEATKIDRWFIYQIQDIVNMEKELAKHDMQSLTKELLTEAKRMGFGDEQICRIMKEDASEDELYEKRKAWGITRVYKMVDTCSAEFEAKTPYFYSTFE, via the coding sequence ATGCCAAAAGACAAATCGATAACCAGTGTGCTGATTGTAGGCAGCGGCCCCATTGTGATTGGCCAGGCCTGTGAGTTTGACTATTCGGGTTCGCAAGCGGCCCGCAGTTTACGTGAAGAAGGAATTGAAGTGATCCTGATCAACAGCAACCCGGCTACCATTATGACCGATCCGATGATGGCTGACCGTGTGTACCTGTTGCCCCTCACCATTGAAAGTATTGAACAGATCCTCGAAGAAAATCCGCAGATCGACGCTGTGCTGCCTACCATGGGCGGACAAACAGCCCTCAACCTTTGTAAGGAAGCAGATGAGTTGGGCATTTGGGAAAAATTTAGTGTGGCAATGATCGGGGTGGATGTGAAGGCGATCGATACAGCCGAAGACCGTGAGAAGTTCCGTCAACTGATGATCGATATTGGTATTGGTGTGGCACCAAGTCGTGTAGCCAACTCATTACTGGAAGGAAAAGAATTTGCGCAGGAAATAGGAATTCCATTGGTGATCCGTCCTTCGTTTACTCTTGGTGGTAGTGGCGGAAGTATTGTGTTTCATAAAGATGAGCTGGATGGGGCATTGGAACGTGGATTAACTGCCAGTCCCATGCATGAGGTGTTGGTAGAAAAAGCATTGCTCGGCTGGAAAGAATTTGAGTTGGAGTTGTTGCGTGATAAGAATGATAATGTGGTGATCATTTGTACGGTGGAGAATTTTGACCCGATGGGGGTACATACCGGCGACAGTATTACCGTTGCTCCGGCAATGACCTTGAGCGATACGGCGTTCCAGAATATGCGGAACATGGCGATCAAAATGATGCGTAGCCTCGGCAATTTCGCCGGTGGTTGTAATGTACAGTTTGCCATGAACCCGGAGAATGAAGAAATTATTTCGGTGGAGATCAATCCACGTGTAAGTCGCTCTTCAGCCTTGGCAAGTAAAGCAACGGGCTATCCCATTGCAAAAATTGCAGCGAAGCTAGCCATTGGTTATACACTGGATGAGTTGAAAAACCAGATCACCCAGACTACTTCTGCTTACTTTGAACCGGCACTGGACTATGTAATTGTAAAGATGCCTCGCTGGAATTTCGACAAGTTCAAAGGTGCAGATGATCGGTTGGGTTTACAGATGAAGAGCGTGGGTGAAGTAATGGCCATCGGCCGCAGCTTTACGGAAGCGGTACAGAAAGCTTGTCAGAGTTTGGAGAACAATGCAGTAGGCCTTGGTTATTATGGCCAGAGTTTGAAACATGCAGAAGAGCTGATCGAATATATTAAGGTGCCGAAATGGGACCGCATCTTCCGCATTAAAGATGCCCTGATGGCGGGTGTGAGTGTGAAGACGATCGTAGAAGCAACCAAGATCGACCGTTGGTTCATTTACCAGATCCAGGATATTGTGAACATGGAAAAAGAACTGGCGAAGCACGATATGCAGTCGCTCACGAAAGAATTACTCACCGAAGCAAAACGGATGGGCTTTGGCGACGAGCAGATCTGCCGCATTATGAAAGAGGATGCCAGCGAAGATGAGCTCTACGAAAAGCGTAAAGCCTGGGGCATTACCCGTGTGTACAAAATGGTGGATACCTGCAGCGCTGAGTTTGAAGCAAAAACGCCGTATTTCTATAGTACGTTTGAATAA
- a CDS encoding SGNH/GDSL hydrolase family protein — MIKNLKALFFGLLVALVLCEIILRIYNPFTNFTKQGKLVLPANQQTVFDNQWIKQLDSKIHYSRNALGFRGPMPTDSISKLNSIITIGGSTTECRFLSDSTTWSFLLGEKLKDSIPNLWVNNAGIDGHSTFGHLHLLKEYVIKLKPKYVFLLTGVNDVETKQPEGFDLMNDNRIHYNSFKQFLKSVMNKTEIGSTIFQFYAIKLAYKKGLIHKEVDFKILADTSYSPAYIHDVIAQQKNYLVGYATRLQEIINICKANNVKPVLLTQPSLYGAYTDSATGIKMDTKYFADNSAKNNLLQEQVLEKYNNIVRSFATQTTVIDLSRLMPKNTSYYYDFIHFNKKGAEKIADVLSKELLPVLR, encoded by the coding sequence ATGATTAAAAACCTTAAAGCATTATTCTTTGGTTTACTTGTTGCATTGGTATTATGCGAAATTATCTTGCGCATTTACAATCCGTTTACCAATTTCACCAAGCAAGGGAAATTAGTACTACCCGCCAATCAGCAAACAGTATTCGATAATCAATGGATCAAACAGCTGGATTCAAAAATCCACTACAGTCGCAATGCATTGGGTTTTCGAGGACCAATGCCAACGGATAGTATTTCAAAACTCAATTCGATTATTACGATTGGTGGCAGCACGACTGAATGTCGTTTTCTGAGTGATAGTACCACCTGGTCATTCTTACTGGGAGAAAAATTGAAAGATTCAATCCCTAACCTATGGGTGAATAATGCAGGTATTGATGGTCATTCAACGTTTGGCCATTTGCATCTACTAAAAGAATATGTGATTAAGCTCAAACCAAAATATGTATTCCTGTTGACGGGCGTAAACGATGTGGAAACAAAGCAACCGGAAGGTTTTGACCTGATGAATGATAACAGGATTCATTACAACTCTTTCAAACAGTTTTTGAAATCGGTAATGAACAAAACAGAGATCGGTTCTACTATTTTTCAATTCTATGCTATCAAATTAGCTTATAAAAAAGGACTTATTCATAAAGAAGTTGATTTTAAAATCTTAGCGGATACAAGCTATTCACCTGCTTACATACACGATGTAATTGCACAACAGAAAAATTACCTTGTAGGTTATGCAACAAGATTGCAGGAGATTATCAATATCTGTAAGGCAAACAACGTAAAGCCAGTGTTGCTAACTCAACCTTCCTTGTATGGTGCGTACACCGATTCAGCTACCGGAATAAAAATGGACACGAAATATTTTGCAGATAACAGCGCCAAAAACAATTTACTTCAGGAGCAAGTGTTGGAAAAATATAACAATATAGTTCGTTCATTTGCCACTCAAACAACAGTAATTGATCTTTCGAGGTTAATGCCAAAAAACACAAGTTACTATTACGATTTTATTCATTTCAACAAAAAAGGAGCCGAAAAAATAGCTGACGTACTCAGTAAAGAATTATTACCTGTATTAAGATAA
- a CDS encoding carbamoyltransferase family protein, with protein sequence MYILGISAFYHDSAAGIIKDGEIIAAAQEERFSRKKHDAGFPSKAVTYCLKEAGINIDQLEAVVFYDKPLLKFERLLETYYAFAPKGFASFLMAMPIWLNEKLFLKKIIRDELKKNQLYDKKKLKLLFPEHHLSHAASAFYPSPFEESAILTIDGVGEWATTTICKGKGKEIEILKQLNFPHSVGLLYSAFTYYLGFKVNSGEYKLMGLAPYGDPNAEQTRQFVSIIKEKLVKIYDDGSIYLDQQYFNYSVGLRMVKDKKFETLFGFKRRSKEEELTQEHCNLALAIQQVTEEIVLKLAAHAKEITGSKNICLSGGVALNCVANGKLQNALLFENMFIQPASGDAGGSVGSALAAHYIYFEKERLVSSAMDAMKGSYLGPFFPTDEIESTIQQYKAVATAFSDRNELNKTVAAHISEGNVIGWFQGRMEFGPRALGNRSIIADPRNPDMQKKLNLKIKYREGFRPFAPAVLAEDVQDYFELNTLSPYMLLVQPVKKDLQHPVPANYHQLNLTDKLYFQRSTLPAVTHIDYSARVQTVHKETNPAFHSLISSFKQQTGCAVLINTSFNVRGEPVVCTPQEAYQCFMRTEMDYLVIENYLLRKQEQPEWKEKYDWKEKFQSD encoded by the coding sequence ATGTATATCCTAGGCATCTCGGCCTTTTACCATGATTCAGCAGCAGGCATCATAAAAGATGGCGAGATCATCGCCGCTGCACAGGAAGAACGGTTCAGCCGTAAAAAACATGATGCAGGATTTCCTTCAAAAGCCGTTACTTACTGTTTAAAAGAAGCAGGCATCAACATTGATCAACTAGAGGCAGTCGTGTTTTACGATAAACCATTACTCAAGTTTGAACGATTGCTTGAAACTTATTATGCATTTGCGCCAAAAGGTTTTGCATCTTTTCTTATGGCTATGCCTATATGGCTGAACGAAAAACTATTTTTAAAAAAAATAATCCGTGATGAGTTGAAAAAAAATCAACTCTATGATAAAAAGAAACTAAAGCTGTTATTTCCCGAACACCATCTCAGTCATGCAGCATCGGCTTTTTATCCATCTCCATTTGAAGAGTCAGCAATATTGACCATTGATGGAGTGGGCGAATGGGCCACCACAACCATCTGCAAAGGAAAAGGCAAAGAAATAGAAATACTCAAACAACTCAACTTTCCCCACTCTGTTGGTTTGCTGTATTCTGCATTTACTTACTACTTAGGTTTTAAAGTAAACAGTGGTGAATATAAGCTGATGGGGTTAGCACCCTACGGCGATCCAAATGCAGAACAAACAAGGCAGTTTGTTTCCATCATTAAAGAAAAACTGGTTAAGATCTATGATGATGGCTCTATCTATTTAGATCAGCAGTATTTCAATTATTCTGTTGGATTACGAATGGTGAAAGATAAAAAGTTTGAAACATTGTTTGGTTTCAAGCGCAGGAGCAAAGAAGAAGAATTAACGCAAGAACATTGTAATCTTGCTTTGGCCATTCAACAGGTAACAGAAGAAATTGTGTTGAAACTGGCTGCACATGCAAAAGAAATTACCGGTTCGAAGAACATTTGTTTATCGGGTGGTGTGGCTTTGAATTGTGTGGCAAATGGCAAACTCCAAAACGCTCTTCTTTTCGAGAACATGTTCATTCAACCGGCCAGTGGTGATGCGGGTGGTTCAGTTGGTTCGGCATTGGCAGCTCATTATATTTATTTTGAAAAGGAACGTCTTGTCAGCTCAGCAATGGATGCAATGAAAGGTTCCTACCTAGGTCCATTTTTTCCTACTGATGAAATTGAATCAACTATTCAACAATACAAAGCGGTTGCAACTGCATTTAGTGATAGAAATGAATTAAATAAAACTGTTGCAGCTCATATAAGCGAAGGAAATGTGATTGGTTGGTTTCAGGGGCGGATGGAGTTTGGCCCACGTGCACTAGGTAACAGAAGCATTATTGCAGATCCACGTAATCCTGACATGCAGAAAAAACTAAATCTTAAAATCAAATACAGAGAAGGCTTCCGCCCGTTCGCCCCTGCAGTGCTTGCAGAAGATGTACAAGATTATTTTGAATTGAATACTCTGTCGCCTTACATGTTGCTGGTGCAACCGGTGAAGAAAGATTTACAGCATCCTGTTCCAGCGAATTATCATCAACTCAACTTAACCGATAAATTATATTTTCAGCGAAGTACTTTGCCTGCAGTAACACATATCGATTATTCGGCCCGTGTACAAACAGTACATAAAGAAACAAACCCGGCTTTTCATTCGCTCATCAGTTCATTTAAACAACAAACGGGCTGTGCCGTGTTGATCAACACGAGCTTTAATGTACGTGGCGAACCGGTTGTTTGTACACCACAGGAAGCGTATCAGTGTTTCATGCGAACAGAAATGGATTATCTTGTCATCGAAAATTATCTACTCAGAAAACAAGAACAACCTGAGTGGAAAGAAAAATATGATTGGAAAGAGAAGTTTCAGAGTGATTAA
- a CDS encoding DUF5989 family protein, translating to MIEFLKDMWIFLKVRKKWWLAPIIIVMLLLGALLIFGGSSAVAPFIYSLF from the coding sequence ATGATTGAGTTTTTAAAAGACATGTGGATCTTCTTAAAAGTGCGTAAGAAATGGTGGTTAGCTCCCATTATTATTGTTATGTTATTACTTGGTGCCTTGCTCATATTCGGAGGCAGCAGTGCGGTGGCACCTTTTATTTATTCCCTCTTTTAG
- a CDS encoding SxtJ family membrane protein has translation MKWQPKHTSLLVIAIGFVILYFIFHKKWLLLPFTISLIGFLIGPIGEFVHHFWVAIAKVLSYINNRILLSLIFFIFLTPIALLMRLFKKSDFLLSLTHKGSSFVTRNHFYSKNDLQHPF, from the coding sequence ATGAAGTGGCAACCTAAGCATACATCCCTCCTGGTAATCGCAATTGGCTTTGTCATCCTCTATTTCATTTTTCACAAAAAATGGTTGTTGCTTCCCTTCACGATCTCGTTGATTGGCTTCCTGATTGGCCCGATAGGTGAATTTGTTCATCATTTTTGGGTAGCAATTGCCAAAGTGTTGAGCTATATCAATAACCGTATTCTGCTCAGCCTTATTTTCTTTATTTTTCTTACGCCAATAGCTTTGTTAATGCGCCTTTTCAAAAAAAGCGATTTTCTTTTGTCTTTAACTCACAAAGGATCGTCTTTTGTGACCCGTAATCATTTTTATTCCAAAAACGACCTTCAACATCCATTCTAA